The following coding sequences are from one Candidatus Hydrogenedentota bacterium window:
- a CDS encoding TIGR03663 family protein, translating into MTYTTQNSDGNLSPKKSSWSIILTDLAFIVVLVIAVAFRVPDLSLRPLHGDEANQAVKTGHLLEDGYYRYDPFEHHGPTLYYLTLPLLYGGGISTFEASTIVYYRAVPVFFGLLLILLLWPLRTALGNGALIWTALFMAISTPMVFYSRYYVQEMLLVCFVQGAFTTAWLYCRRPRLGWALLFGFFLGMVHATKETSIVVVFSACLSGALILLPVLMRDKFDLSKIKMVLQRPTILHILAAFIMAAFISVSFFSSFYTHARGPLDSILTYFDYYVRAKGEGSSGIHDKPWYYYFVLLSYVYRQVGPRWTEAPILAASILGALAAIFVKSPKNTADTEEKKAPFYFRRFLLFYTVSMVAVFSMIPYKTPWNLLPFYHGILLLGGLGIAETIRLVRYPLLRGIVILIALAGVLLVGRQCYFGNYVYFADTRNPYV; encoded by the coding sequence ATGACGTATACGACACAAAATAGTGATGGTAATCTGTCCCCTAAAAAATCTTCGTGGTCGATAATTTTGACTGATCTTGCTTTCATTGTTGTCTTGGTAATTGCCGTCGCCTTCCGTGTCCCCGATTTATCCTTACGACCGCTCCACGGCGATGAAGCCAATCAGGCGGTTAAAACGGGCCATCTCTTAGAAGACGGGTATTATCGCTACGACCCTTTTGAACACCATGGTCCAACGCTCTATTACCTGACCTTGCCCCTGTTATATGGAGGCGGTATTTCTACTTTTGAAGCTTCGACCATTGTTTATTATCGCGCTGTACCTGTGTTTTTCGGGCTGCTTTTAATTCTGTTGCTCTGGCCGTTGCGTACTGCTCTCGGTAATGGCGCCCTTATTTGGACTGCCTTATTCATGGCAATTTCAACACCTATGGTATTTTACAGCCGGTACTATGTACAGGAAATGCTGCTCGTTTGTTTTGTGCAAGGAGCCTTTACCACCGCTTGGCTCTATTGTCGGCGACCGCGCTTGGGATGGGCGCTTCTTTTCGGTTTTTTCTTGGGGATGGTACATGCCACAAAAGAAACCTCCATCGTCGTCGTCTTTTCTGCTTGTCTTAGCGGCGCTTTAATTTTGCTGCCAGTTTTGATGCGTGACAAATTTGATCTATCCAAGATAAAGATGGTGCTGCAGCGACCGACAATCCTACATATCCTAGCCGCTTTTATCATGGCCGCCTTTATATCTGTTAGCTTCTTCTCGTCCTTTTATACCCATGCCCGAGGGCCCCTTGACTCGATCTTGACCTACTTCGATTATTATGTACGTGCTAAAGGAGAAGGCAGTTCCGGCATCCATGATAAACCCTGGTATTACTATTTCGTGCTCTTATCTTATGTGTACCGACAAGTGGGACCGCGATGGACGGAAGCCCCTATATTGGCAGCGAGCATACTGGGTGCGTTGGCGGCGATTTTTGTCAAGAGTCCGAAAAATACTGCCGACACTGAGGAAAAGAAGGCGCCCTTTTATTTCCGCCGTTTTCTTCTCTTCTATACCGTATCCATGGTTGCAGTCTTTAGTATGATCCCTTATAAAACGCCTTGGAATTTGCTGCCTTTCTATCACGGCATCTTATTACTTGGCGGCTTGGGAATTGCTGAAACCATTCGGCTTGTGCGTTATCCCCTTCTGCGCGGCATTGTGATCCTGATTGCCCTTGCCGGTGTCCTGTTGGTTGGTCGGCAATGTTATTTTGGCAATTATGTTTATTTCGCCGATACACGCAACCCCTATGTC
- a CDS encoding glycoside hydrolase family 2 codes for MKRYAAEPRRAFARCLPTVLIILSFFMAISIGIASAQNTGDSKDNKMVTEPYKTSLITRWGKDVTADNAWREYPRPQLMREAWQNLNGLWDYTITAQSDTAVPENWQGQLLVPFCLESRLGGVQQLLQPDQALWYRRSIDLEIIEGVRTLLNFEAVDYRCEVRVNGEAVGSHQGGNMPFTFDITDVVKVGENEIIVRVEDETEAWQLRGKQVLKNRGIWYTRVSGIWQSVWLEQVPLNYIEDIHLTTEAAAGSIEIKATVKGSENLDKLRVLVKDGTDIVRKEEGPASGLILKLQSPKLWTPDNPHLYDLEIELLDNSGNSVDRVGSYTGIRTVGKVRDKEGHLRFTLNGEEIFHWGPLDQGWWPDGLLTPPSDAAMRYDVEFLKAAGFNMIRKHIKQEPRRYYYHCDQIGMMVWQDQPSGGENPRWVFLSKEPQDAQWPDDAHEQYMYEIKAMMDTLKNHPSIVVWVPFNEAWGQHRSIEVGEWVMGYDPGRLVNIASGGNFFPVGDIADAHAYPEPKFPFEADRYDAFIKVVGEFGGHGYPVSDHLWDPQQKNWGYGKELPKSLEEYQARFEKTLAQLNDLRGQGIAAGVYTQTTDVEIEINGLLTYDREVEKIPAAELGALRRNVLPKLTETEK; via the coding sequence ATGAAACGCTATGCTGCTGAACCTAGGCGCGCTTTTGCCCGTTGTTTGCCCACAGTTTTAATAATCCTGTCCTTTTTCATGGCTATATCTATAGGTATAGCCTCAGCCCAAAATACGGGAGATTCAAAGGATAATAAAATGGTAACGGAACCCTATAAAACGTCTCTGATTACACGGTGGGGTAAAGATGTCACTGCCGATAATGCGTGGCGTGAATATCCTCGTCCGCAGCTGATGAGAGAGGCATGGCAAAATCTTAATGGTCTTTGGGACTACACCATTACCGCACAATCGGACACTGCTGTTCCGGAAAATTGGCAGGGACAGCTTTTGGTTCCCTTTTGCTTGGAATCACGCCTTGGCGGCGTACAGCAATTGCTACAGCCCGATCAGGCGCTCTGGTACCGACGCAGCATTGATCTGGAGATCATCGAAGGCGTGCGTACCCTCCTAAATTTTGAAGCGGTGGATTATCGTTGTGAAGTCCGGGTCAACGGGGAAGCCGTGGGCAGTCATCAAGGCGGTAATATGCCCTTCACCTTCGACATCACAGATGTCGTTAAAGTCGGCGAAAACGAAATCATCGTGCGGGTAGAAGACGAAACGGAAGCGTGGCAATTGCGGGGCAAGCAGGTACTCAAAAACAGAGGTATTTGGTACACACGGGTGTCTGGAATTTGGCAATCTGTTTGGCTTGAACAAGTACCTCTGAATTATATCGAAGATATTCACTTGACCACGGAAGCGGCAGCAGGAAGTATAGAAATTAAAGCCACTGTAAAGGGATCCGAAAATCTTGATAAATTGCGAGTCCTTGTCAAAGACGGCACAGATATCGTTAGAAAAGAAGAAGGACCGGCAAGCGGCCTTATCCTTAAGCTGCAATCTCCTAAATTGTGGACACCTGACAACCCCCATCTCTATGATCTTGAAATCGAATTATTGGATAATTCGGGCAATAGCGTTGATCGTGTCGGCTCCTACACCGGTATCCGTACGGTCGGAAAAGTACGCGATAAAGAGGGACATTTACGCTTTACACTGAATGGTGAAGAGATCTTCCACTGGGGCCCTTTGGATCAAGGCTGGTGGCCTGATGGACTGTTGACGCCGCCATCTGACGCGGCCATGCGTTATGATGTGGAATTTTTGAAAGCCGCCGGATTCAATATGATTCGCAAGCATATTAAGCAAGAACCGCGCAGATATTATTATCACTGTGACCAAATAGGCATGATGGTGTGGCAGGATCAACCCAGTGGCGGCGAGAATCCCCGTTGGGTATTTTTGAGCAAAGAACCGCAGGATGCGCAATGGCCCGATGACGCCCATGAGCAATATATGTACGAAATCAAAGCGATGATGGACACGCTAAAGAATCATCCCTCCATTGTGGTTTGGGTTCCCTTTAATGAAGCGTGGGGACAGCATCGTTCTATAGAGGTGGGAGAGTGGGTAATGGGTTATGATCCCGGCCGCTTAGTCAATATCGCCAGCGGCGGCAATTTCTTCCCTGTTGGGGATATTGCTGATGCCCATGCCTATCCCGAACCAAAATTTCCATTCGAAGCCGATCGTTACGACGCCTTTATAAAAGTCGTCGGTGAATTCGGCGGTCATGGGTACCCCGTATCAGATCATCTTTGGGATCCGCAGCAAAAGAATTGGGGCTATGGAAAAGAGTTGCCCAAATCGCTGGAGGAATATCAAGCCCGTTTTGAAAAGACACTGGCCCAATTAAATGACTTGCGTGGGCAAGGAATCGCCGCAGGTGTTTATACGCAAACGACGGATGTAGAAATCGAGATTAACGGGCTCCTTACCTATGATCGAGAAGTGGAGAAGATTCCCGCTGCCGAGCTTGGCGCACTACGCCGCAACGTGTTGCCGAAACTTACAGAAACCGAAAAATAA
- a CDS encoding tetratricopeptide repeat protein: MSLPLINIATWNHRPKGSGNPLSPGLRVVGGVAFFCIALSFLSCQGYHQRGMGLEEMWQLCDAKDYESALPLARDFVLRYPVHPVAHFLLGKCFANKDSPELTRAKGEFDMALSLLNVALETEQIELSITVENFKVEIHYETALVLFRTALEAYDAGIVMQASLGILRTALKELEEGLHYAPDSDRLIELKEVLERMIRQATTPQSLPLYSDAHYT, from the coding sequence GTGTCACTTCCTTTGATCAACATAGCGACCTGGAATCATCGCCCAAAAGGCTCCGGGAATCCCCTATCTCCTGGCCTCAGGGTTGTGGGCGGTGTCGCCTTCTTTTGTATCGCTCTGAGCTTCCTGTCCTGTCAAGGCTATCACCAACGAGGGATGGGGCTGGAAGAGATGTGGCAGCTTTGCGATGCCAAGGATTATGAAAGTGCCCTTCCCTTGGCGCGTGACTTTGTGTTGCGGTATCCTGTCCATCCTGTTGCACATTTTTTACTAGGTAAATGTTTCGCCAATAAAGACAGCCCTGAACTCACCCGTGCAAAAGGTGAATTCGATATGGCGCTAAGTCTGTTGAATGTGGCACTTGAAACAGAGCAGATTGAGCTGTCTATTACTGTCGAGAATTTTAAAGTAGAAATTCACTACGAAACAGCGCTTGTTTTATTTCGAACTGCCTTGGAAGCCTATGATGCCGGAATCGTGATGCAAGCATCCTTAGGTATTTTAAGGACGGCCTTAAAAGAGCTTGAGGAGGGCTTACACTACGCTCCGGATTCTGACAGGCTTATAGAGCTGAAAGAGGTCCTTGAACGGATGATCCGGCAAGCAACCACTCCACAGAGCCTTCCCTTATATTCCGATGCGCATTACACGTGA
- a CDS encoding PDZ domain-containing protein, protein MLIKSFVSVGLLTILLLVGVSYADDFSPEKVETFFKKWSPTLCVLKFTQTALDPRTGEEQQQPGSALAVLVSADGLLMTNGYIQRENISSSNFRAVVVQDEKEIEYQATLLEKPRDVNLSFLRIKSDSPVNLPYLHFLENAAMKLGEEVAILGVMSENMDFHPSLSLARIAAVLEQPRTTYCIDIPLKLGAVTGPVMNKQGEVIGVTGFELSANEGGDLYTRSGHPMIFQSGLFMHYINNPPGERLEDDSGTEEAWLGVFTQPLKEEYAEYWGIDKPGGLIVSTLVPDSPAEAAGLQVGDIIRVFDGQPIVAVLDRDVLSFTKMVRAKEAGARLPVEILRDKEPLTIEVILGRRPRSTQEADEYTDETLGIVVRELTQDLRTLFNLGEDVQGVIVRRVISGSAAQIARMQPGIIIMSLGNTAVSSLEDYKEAIAAIEHEKPLDISVFARAGTATGFFRLKPRW, encoded by the coding sequence ATGTTGATTAAATCCTTTGTCAGTGTTGGGCTCCTGACGATCCTTCTTTTGGTCGGAGTGAGCTATGCAGATGATTTTTCTCCGGAGAAAGTAGAAACTTTTTTCAAAAAATGGTCTCCCACGCTCTGTGTTTTAAAATTCACACAAACAGCCCTTGACCCGCGTACCGGTGAGGAACAACAACAACCGGGAAGTGCCTTGGCAGTACTCGTATCTGCCGACGGTTTACTCATGACCAATGGCTATATTCAACGGGAAAACATTAGCTCTTCCAATTTCCGTGCCGTTGTGGTTCAAGATGAAAAGGAAATCGAATATCAGGCGACTTTGTTGGAAAAGCCACGGGATGTGAATCTTTCTTTCCTGAGAATCAAAAGTGATTCTCCCGTGAATCTGCCTTATCTCCACTTTCTTGAAAATGCAGCCATGAAACTTGGTGAAGAGGTGGCTATTTTGGGCGTCATGAGCGAAAATATGGACTTTCACCCGTCGCTCAGTCTGGCGCGTATCGCCGCCGTTTTAGAACAACCCAGAACCACCTATTGCATTGATATCCCTCTTAAACTGGGCGCTGTAACCGGTCCTGTCATGAATAAACAAGGTGAAGTGATCGGCGTTACCGGATTTGAGTTGTCCGCCAATGAGGGCGGCGATTTATATACCCGCAGCGGGCATCCCATGATCTTTCAATCAGGACTGTTCATGCACTATATCAATAATCCTCCCGGAGAGCGTTTGGAAGATGATTCCGGAACGGAGGAAGCTTGGCTGGGGGTGTTCACACAGCCGCTGAAAGAGGAGTACGCGGAATACTGGGGTATCGATAAACCCGGTGGTTTGATCGTGAGCACATTGGTTCCTGACTCCCCCGCTGAAGCGGCAGGGCTGCAAGTGGGCGATATTATACGCGTATTTGATGGGCAGCCTATTGTGGCGGTCTTAGACCGTGACGTTTTGTCCTTTACAAAAATGGTTCGCGCGAAAGAAGCGGGAGCACGTCTACCGGTGGAAATACTCCGCGATAAAGAGCCTCTTACCATTGAGGTTATTTTAGGAAGACGACCGCGATCCACCCAAGAAGCCGATGAATACACCGATGAAACCTTGGGTATTGTGGTGCGCGAACTCACGCAGGATTTACGAACCCTATTCAATCTTGGTGAAGATGTGCAGGGTGTCATTGTGCGACGGGTTATATCCGGCAGCGCTGCTCAAATAGCAAGAATGCAGCCCGGCATTATTATCATGTCTTTAGGCAATACGGCTGTCTCAAGTCTTGAAGACTATAAAGAAGCTATCGCCGCCATTGAGCATGAAAAACCTTTGGATATTTCTGTCTTTGCCCGTGCCGGCACGGCGACAGGATTTTTCCGACTCAAACCGCGTTGGTAA
- a CDS encoding PDZ domain-containing protein, translating into MTNNMQEQVLDAKRKIIPSLVHIRPVKEVFVQGKRQEVLALGSGFIISKDGYVVTNEHVAGESSQVICVLDDNTELEARVIGTDPDTDIAVLKLESDQALAFARFGSSASLESGDFVLAMGSPHGLSRSASLGIISLTDRYLGELGGITAPYNNWIQTDAAINKGNSGGPLVNLKGEVIGINTLAMLGAENVGFAIPADSAREIVDAIIAHGRVQRSSLGLSFQEMHAKTDDKTVKGVVIADVSPLSPAAESGVKAGDVLVSINDKKVNAYYEEELPAVRKQIADLPVNEKAVLQILRGNEPLSIEATTEEKMASKGTQVEFHEWGFTAMEMTPELARRAQLPQRQGILVSGCTPGGLAAVSGIVAGDILLEMDDEPISSLTQFDELYRKNLAAHKKYVMLFVKRGAVTRFALMNTDALGDAVIDKEILEYVD; encoded by the coding sequence TTGACAAACAACATGCAGGAGCAAGTACTTGACGCGAAACGAAAGATCATTCCCTCCCTCGTGCATATTCGCCCCGTGAAAGAGGTGTTTGTGCAAGGGAAGCGTCAGGAAGTGTTGGCTCTTGGCAGTGGATTTATTATTTCTAAAGATGGCTACGTGGTCACCAATGAGCATGTCGCGGGAGAAAGCAGTCAGGTTATCTGCGTGCTTGATGACAATACGGAACTGGAAGCCCGTGTAATCGGAACAGACCCCGATACGGATATTGCCGTATTGAAGTTGGAATCGGATCAAGCCTTAGCCTTCGCTCGTTTCGGAAGTTCCGCGTCTCTTGAATCCGGTGATTTCGTACTTGCAATGGGAAGCCCCCACGGGCTCTCACGGAGCGCTTCTCTGGGCATTATTAGTCTAACCGATAGATACCTTGGCGAATTGGGCGGTATCACCGCTCCCTACAATAATTGGATTCAGACGGATGCCGCCATCAACAAGGGAAACAGCGGCGGTCCTTTGGTAAATCTTAAAGGGGAGGTGATAGGTATCAACACCTTAGCCATGCTGGGCGCAGAAAATGTGGGCTTCGCGATTCCGGCCGATAGCGCCCGCGAGATTGTGGATGCCATCATTGCCCACGGCCGCGTACAACGCAGCTCGTTAGGGCTGAGTTTCCAAGAAATGCACGCGAAAACAGATGATAAGACTGTGAAGGGGGTTGTTATCGCTGATGTTTCTCCCCTATCCCCGGCGGCTGAATCCGGCGTGAAAGCAGGAGATGTTCTCGTCAGCATAAATGACAAGAAGGTGAATGCTTATTACGAAGAAGAGCTGCCTGCAGTACGCAAACAAATTGCCGATTTGCCCGTAAATGAAAAGGCGGTGCTGCAGATCCTGCGCGGCAATGAGCCGCTCTCTATTGAAGCCACGACAGAAGAGAAAATGGCTTCTAAGGGCACGCAAGTGGAATTTCATGAGTGGGGATTTACTGCCATGGAGATGACACCGGAATTAGCGCGTCGTGCACAACTTCCCCAACGTCAAGGCATCCTCGTTTCCGGATGTACGCCGGGCGGATTGGCTGCCGTCTCCGGGATTGTCGCGGGCGATATCTTATTAGAGATGGATGATGAGCCGATTTCGTCGCTCACGCAATTTGATGAACTGTATCGAAAAAACTTAGCTGCCCATAAAAAATATGTCATGCTTTTTGTGAAACGCGGCGCGGTCACCCGCTTCGCGCTTATGAATACAGACGCATTGGGCGATGCTGTCATAGACAAGGAGATCCTTGAATATGTTGATTAA
- a CDS encoding acetyl-CoA carboxylase biotin carboxylase subunit, protein MFKRILIANRGEIAVRIIRACREMGITSVTVHSTADRDSLHTELADESICIGPAGPADSYLKIPSIIAAAEIADVEAIHPGYGFLAESARFAAICRESRLAFIGPSVEALAMSADKVQSRKKMVDAGVPVVPGSNGIIEDADAACALAKEIGYPVLVKAAAGGGGRGMRIAHNESTLKHALSVASTEATNAFDNGSIYIEKFIDGGRHIEFQILGDQHGNLICLGERECTIQRRHQKLIEETPSTALTPALREAMTEAALAAAKAVDYSNAGTVEFLLDRAGNFYFIELNARIQVEHPVTEEAFCLDLVREQIRLASGEILGYDAPAPSFHVIEARVYAEDPDLNFRPNSGLIKRCHIPGGPGIRVDTHLFSGYEVPHHYDSLLAKVIARGNTRTEAIERLSRALNEFFVDNVTTTAKLCARIVSGQRFRRGEIGPDLLAEYLDKDSR, encoded by the coding sequence GTGTTTAAACGTATTCTCATAGCCAATCGCGGCGAAATTGCCGTTCGCATTATACGAGCCTGTCGTGAAATGGGCATCACTTCCGTGACTGTTCACTCAACGGCAGACCGCGATTCCCTGCACACCGAGCTGGCCGATGAATCGATTTGCATTGGTCCCGCCGGTCCTGCCGACAGTTATCTGAAAATTCCCAGCATTATCGCCGCCGCAGAAATTGCCGATGTTGAAGCCATTCATCCCGGCTACGGCTTTTTGGCGGAAAGCGCTCGCTTTGCAGCCATATGCCGTGAGTCACGATTAGCCTTTATTGGCCCATCTGTTGAGGCCTTGGCGATGAGCGCCGACAAAGTTCAATCACGCAAAAAAATGGTGGATGCAGGGGTGCCTGTCGTGCCGGGAAGCAACGGTATTATTGAGGATGCCGATGCTGCCTGTGCGCTTGCCAAAGAAATTGGTTATCCTGTCTTGGTGAAGGCTGCCGCTGGCGGCGGCGGCCGAGGCATGCGTATCGCTCACAATGAAAGTACCTTGAAACATGCCCTTTCCGTTGCATCGACAGAGGCAACGAATGCTTTCGACAACGGCAGCATTTATATTGAGAAATTTATTGATGGGGGTCGGCATATCGAGTTCCAGATTTTGGGCGATCAACATGGCAATTTAATTTGTCTTGGTGAACGAGAATGTACCATTCAGCGGCGACACCAAAAGCTCATTGAAGAAACACCCAGTACGGCACTCACACCTGCCTTGAGAGAAGCCATGACAGAGGCTGCCCTTGCTGCCGCCAAGGCTGTTGATTATAGTAATGCAGGGACCGTTGAGTTTTTATTGGACCGAGCCGGAAACTTTTATTTCATTGAATTGAACGCCCGTATTCAAGTCGAACATCCCGTCACGGAAGAAGCCTTTTGTCTAGATTTGGTACGTGAGCAAATCCGTCTTGCTTCCGGAGAAATATTGGGATATGATGCCCCTGCGCCAAGCTTTCATGTCATTGAAGCACGGGTCTACGCAGAAGATCCTGACCTTAATTTTCGACCCAATTCAGGACTGATAAAGCGTTGTCACATTCCGGGAGGGCCGGGAATACGTGTGGATACTCACTTGTTTTCCGGCTACGAAGTGCCCCATCATTATGACTCGCTCTTGGCTAAAGTCATTGCCCGGGGCAACACGCGCACAGAAGCAATTGAAAGACTCAGTCGTGCATTGAATGAATTCTTTGTGGATAATGTTACCACTACAGCGAAACTCTGCGCGCGTATTGTCAGCGGACAGCGGTTCCGCCGCGGAGAGATCGGCCCCGATTTATTGGCTGAATATCTGGATAAAGACAGCCGCTAA
- the accB gene encoding acetyl-CoA carboxylase biotin carboxyl carrier protein: protein MLDFEELQELIRLFEATALSEIEIEDQGKRIRLAKPVPIESRTTVSGKRSTLASASVPAADDSDITESLRDEGLVTVDSPMVGTYYASPGAGASPFVQVGDTVDINQVVCIVEAMKIMNEVVSKVPAIVERILVRNGEPVEYGQPLIALRPLA from the coding sequence TTGTTGGATTTTGAAGAGCTTCAGGAATTAATCCGTCTTTTTGAGGCGACAGCACTCTCTGAAATTGAAATAGAAGATCAGGGGAAACGCATTCGGCTTGCCAAGCCGGTTCCTATCGAAAGTCGGACCACTGTTTCGGGAAAGCGGTCTACCCTTGCTTCTGCTTCTGTTCCTGCTGCAGACGACTCGGATATTACAGAATCACTGAGAGATGAGGGCTTGGTTACCGTGGATTCCCCCATGGTGGGTACCTATTACGCCTCACCGGGTGCAGGAGCATCCCCTTTTGTGCAGGTTGGCGATACGGTAGACATTAATCAAGTGGTCTGCATTGTCGAAGCCATGAAAATTATGAATGAAGTGGTGAGCAAAGTTCCCGCTATCGTGGAACGCATCCTCGTGCGCAATGGGGAACCCGTCGAATACGGTCAGCCTTTGATCGCGCTTCGCCCCCTCGCCTGA